Proteins found in one Fundidesulfovibrio terrae genomic segment:
- a CDS encoding acetate--CoA ligase family protein, with translation MHLDALFSPKTVAVVGASRTSGKIGHTILKNMIEAGYEGELFPVNPKADSILGLKSYKDISLLPSPLDLAVLAVPRDAVVPSLKALLPHRLRAAVIVSAGYRESGKEGWKIEGEVARICRDNDIALIGPNCLGVLSTADKVNASFAPGFPGKGNIAFFSQSGALCSAILDWAIGESIGFSKFVSLGNKAVVDETHMLYALAQDPETKVVLGYVENVEHGEAFLRMARKITREKPVIMLKGGVTAAGAKAASSHTGSMVGSEHAYEAAFSQTGILRAHTVSEMFDLAQAFSMQPLPQGPRLAIVTNAGGPAILAADAAEKSLLTMAPLSAATVETLKADLPATAGIYNPVDILADADKTRLLSAVTVLLNDPLVDSLMVLIAPTAFTDPEKMAQAVVEVASKTLKPVMCCFMGKTRMEPGVKLLKQANIPCYAFPEQAVHSLEAMYRYGVRKSRPSPVMASVEGRKDVVRRVIKEARAQGMTEIPEQMAQEILKAYDLPAARAALARTSDEALAVAAKIGYPVVCKVASPQIAHKADAGAVAVGVTTPEELRSAFLEITGHVKITRPDAHVSGCMIQEQAPDNMKEVVIGFRRDDHFGPLLRFGLSGIYVDVLGDISYRLAPVSIHDARQLIRGIDSYMLLKGVRGEPPANIEALEDIVIRLSQLAMDFPEIFEAELGPVLVNNERAVVADTRLMLLPQ, from the coding sequence ATGCACCTTGACGCGCTGTTCAGCCCGAAAACCGTGGCCGTTGTTGGCGCATCCAGGACTTCAGGAAAGATTGGGCACACCATTCTGAAAAACATGATCGAGGCCGGCTACGAGGGGGAACTCTTCCCCGTCAACCCCAAAGCCGACTCCATCCTCGGCCTCAAGTCCTACAAGGACATCTCCCTGCTCCCCTCCCCCCTGGACCTGGCCGTGCTGGCCGTGCCCCGCGACGCCGTGGTTCCCTCGCTCAAGGCCCTCCTGCCCCACAGGCTGCGCGCGGCGGTGATCGTCTCCGCCGGCTACCGCGAATCCGGCAAGGAGGGGTGGAAGATCGAAGGCGAAGTGGCGCGCATCTGCCGCGACAACGACATAGCCCTCATCGGCCCCAACTGCCTGGGCGTTCTCTCGACGGCCGACAAGGTCAACGCGTCCTTCGCGCCGGGATTCCCGGGCAAGGGCAACATCGCCTTCTTCTCCCAGTCCGGGGCCTTGTGCTCCGCCATCCTGGACTGGGCCATCGGCGAGTCCATCGGCTTTTCCAAGTTCGTGAGTCTGGGCAACAAGGCCGTGGTGGACGAGACCCATATGCTCTACGCCCTGGCCCAGGACCCCGAGACCAAGGTGGTGCTCGGCTACGTGGAGAACGTGGAGCACGGCGAGGCGTTTTTGCGCATGGCCCGCAAGATCACCCGGGAAAAGCCCGTGATCATGTTGAAGGGCGGCGTCACCGCGGCCGGAGCCAAGGCCGCGTCCTCGCACACCGGCTCGATGGTTGGCTCGGAGCACGCCTACGAGGCGGCCTTCAGCCAGACAGGCATCCTGCGCGCCCACACCGTCTCCGAAATGTTCGACCTGGCCCAGGCATTCTCCATGCAGCCCCTGCCCCAGGGACCGCGGCTGGCCATCGTCACCAACGCGGGCGGACCGGCCATCCTGGCCGCCGACGCAGCCGAGAAGTCGCTCTTGACCATGGCCCCGCTCTCGGCCGCCACCGTGGAGACCCTCAAGGCGGACCTTCCGGCCACCGCGGGCATCTACAACCCCGTGGACATCCTGGCCGACGCGGACAAAACCCGCCTCCTGAGCGCCGTCACCGTGCTCCTGAACGATCCGCTGGTGGACAGCCTCATGGTGCTCATCGCCCCCACGGCCTTCACCGATCCCGAAAAGATGGCCCAGGCCGTGGTCGAGGTCGCCTCCAAGACGCTCAAGCCGGTGATGTGCTGCTTCATGGGCAAGACCCGCATGGAGCCGGGCGTGAAGCTCCTCAAGCAGGCGAACATCCCCTGCTACGCCTTCCCGGAGCAGGCCGTGCACAGCCTGGAGGCCATGTACCGCTACGGCGTGCGCAAGTCCCGCCCCTCGCCGGTCATGGCCAGCGTGGAGGGCCGCAAGGACGTGGTGCGCCGGGTCATCAAGGAAGCCCGCGCCCAGGGCATGACCGAGATTCCCGAGCAGATGGCCCAGGAGATCCTCAAGGCATACGACCTCCCGGCCGCCCGCGCCGCCCTGGCCAGGACATCCGACGAGGCCCTGGCCGTGGCCGCCAAAATCGGCTACCCCGTGGTGTGCAAGGTGGCCTCGCCCCAGATCGCCCACAAGGCCGACGCCGGGGCCGTGGCCGTGGGCGTCACCACCCCCGAGGAACTGCGCAGCGCGTTCCTGGAGATCACCGGGCACGTGAAGATCACCCGGCCGGACGCCCACGTGTCCGGCTGCATGATCCAGGAGCAGGCCCCCGACAACATGAAGGAAGTGGTCATCGGCTTTCGTCGCGACGACCATTTCGGACCGCTCTTGCGCTTCGGCCTGAGCGGAATTTATGTTGACGTTCTGGGAGACATTTCGTACCGGCTGGCTCCAGTATCCATACACGACGCCCGCCAGCTGATCCGAGGCATCGACTCCTACATGCTCCTGAAAGGGGTTAGGGGGGAGCCGCCCGCGAACATTGAAGCGCTCGAAGACATCGTCATCCGACTCTCCCAACTGGCGATGGACTTCCCCGAGATTTTCGAGGCCGAATTAGGTCCTGTCCTTGTCAACAACGAGCGCGCCGTCGTCGCTGACACGCGCCTGATGCTGCTGCCGCAGTAG
- a CDS encoding phosphotransacetylase family protein — protein sequence MPGLYIGSTAPYSGKNTLCLGLGLKFRKEGLSVGYFKPVGAQAAKVGNAWGDLDAVAISEALGQDIAPDTATPVLVTQDFMHKVFAQGPCQDRTSDIIAAYKKISKGKDVTLVGGSGGFLTSGLYACLDGASVAKALDVPVVIVDRCTHEMNYDILLAIKEQMGDKMIGCVLSDVSGGYLEEVNSVLAPFLARRGVKVLGIIPHDRVLGAVSVNVLAERLGGKIISSAHKADVVAESFLIGTMQVENFLAYFRKHPKAAVIVGGDRSDLQLVAIEGRCACLILTGNLYPNDIILARAENAEVPIMVVREDTYSVARRMEALLARHKLRDPGKFQQASQLVAANLDVAAIRQGLGL from the coding sequence ATGCCAGGCCTGTACATTGGATCCACCGCGCCCTATTCGGGCAAGAATACCCTCTGCCTGGGGCTTGGCCTCAAGTTCCGCAAGGAGGGGCTCTCCGTGGGCTACTTCAAGCCCGTGGGAGCGCAAGCGGCCAAGGTCGGCAACGCCTGGGGAGATCTGGACGCCGTGGCCATCAGCGAGGCCCTGGGCCAGGACATCGCCCCGGACACTGCCACCCCGGTCCTGGTCACCCAGGACTTCATGCACAAGGTTTTCGCCCAAGGTCCCTGCCAGGACCGCACCAGCGACATCATCGCCGCATACAAGAAGATTTCCAAGGGCAAGGACGTCACCCTGGTGGGCGGCTCCGGGGGGTTCCTCACCTCCGGGCTCTACGCCTGCCTGGACGGGGCCAGCGTAGCCAAGGCCCTGGACGTGCCCGTGGTCATCGTGGACCGCTGCACCCATGAGATGAACTACGACATCCTCCTGGCCATCAAGGAGCAGATGGGCGACAAGATGATCGGATGCGTGCTCTCCGACGTCTCCGGCGGCTACCTCGAGGAAGTCAACTCCGTGCTGGCCCCCTTCCTGGCCCGGCGCGGAGTGAAGGTACTGGGCATCATCCCCCACGACCGGGTGCTTGGAGCCGTCTCGGTGAACGTCCTGGCCGAGCGCCTGGGCGGCAAGATCATCTCCAGCGCCCACAAGGCCGACGTGGTGGCGGAATCGTTCCTCATCGGCACCATGCAGGTGGAGAACTTCCTGGCCTATTTCCGCAAGCACCCCAAGGCCGCGGTCATCGTGGGCGGCGACCGCTCCGATTTGCAGCTGGTGGCCATCGAGGGGCGTTGCGCCTGCCTGATCCTCACCGGCAACCTCTACCCCAACGACATCATCCTGGCCCGGGCGGAGAACGCCGAGGTGCCCATTATGGTGGTGCGCGAGGACACCTACTCGGTGGCCCGGCGCATGGAAGCGCTGCTCGCCCGTCACAAGCTGCGCGATCCCGGCAAATTTCAACAAGCATCCCAACTGGTGGCGGCCAACCTCGACGTTGCGGCCATCAGGCAGGGTCTTGGGCTCTAA
- the nifJ gene encoding pyruvate:ferredoxin (flavodoxin) oxidoreductase: MAQKLIKTVDGNTATSWVAYALSECAAIYPITPSSNMGEMVDEWASQGMKNIFGQTLKVREMQSEAGAAGAVHGCLAAGALTSTYTCSQGLLLMIPNMYKIAGELLPGVFHVSARAVAAHALSIFGDHQDVMACRQTGFAMLAGCSVQEAHDMALVAHLSAIESSVPFLHFFDGFRTSHEIQKIEVLEFSEIAKMVNMDKVAEFRAKSMNSEHPNIRGTAQNPDIYFQGREAANKYYQAVPGIVKEAMKKVSAATGRSYGLIEYYGAPDAERVIVAMGSSCEAVKEVIDACKGEKIGLVTVRLFRPWCAQDFLAALPKSAKVITVLDRTKEAGSQYEPLYLDVATTLRDAGNNATLLGGRYGLGSKEFTPAMVKAVFDNMGAAKKNHFTVGIEDDVTGTSLAVPAFADTTPAGTVQCMFWGLGADGTVGANKEAIKIIGDNTDMYAQGYFSYDSKKSGGITVSHLRFGKEPIRSTYLVNAADYVAVHKANYVTLYDVLAGSKEGGTFVLNSNWSLADMETELPGKVKAAIAKKKLKFYNIDAVKIAQGVGLGGRINMIMQTAFFKLAGVLPFEKAVELLKKSIHKAYGKKGEKIVQMNIDAVDQAVAALVEVKYPASWADAKDVAKSAEKLPDYVAKIAKPVLAQQGDALPVSLFDPSGTMPVSTSQYEKRAVAINVPEWIKENCIQCNQCAFVCPHSAIVSTVLTDAEKAKAPATYETLPAQGKELKGMAFRIQINTEDCLGCGNCADICPSKKKALEMKPIETQLATQVPNFKFCQTVSWKDGLMKRDSVKGSQFYQPLMEFSGACSGCGETPYVRVLTQMFGERMVIANATGCSSIWGASAPTTPYCQNKDGHGPAWGNSLFEDAAEFGYGIGMGVTQRRELLKDKVKAAAAEADGDLKAALEAWSCDPDDADKSALFGGQIKKLLAAKSSKSDALKAVETDADLLVKKSIWCFGGDGWAYDIGFGGLDHVIASGENVNILVMDTEVYSNTGGQSSKSTPTGAIAKFAAAGKRTRKKDLARIAMTYGNVYVATVSMGYNKQQMIKAFAEAEAYPGPSIILAYAPCINQGLKRGMGKTQEQEKLATASGYWPLFRYNPTLIAEGKNPMVIDSKAPDGTVLDFVMSENRFAALDKMMPEQAKKLRIELESDVTDRWKQLCVLAGVDPNGNGEKAKASAPANTESCTLSDTAEHTSTAGEPCDDGRAGK, from the coding sequence ATGGCACAGAAACTGATCAAGACCGTGGACGGCAACACCGCCACTTCTTGGGTGGCGTACGCCCTCTCCGAGTGCGCGGCCATCTACCCCATCACTCCTTCGTCCAACATGGGTGAAATGGTCGACGAGTGGGCTTCCCAGGGCATGAAGAACATCTTCGGTCAGACCCTCAAGGTCCGGGAGATGCAAAGCGAGGCCGGCGCCGCCGGCGCGGTCCACGGCTGCCTGGCCGCCGGCGCCCTGACCAGCACCTACACCTGCTCCCAGGGCCTGCTGCTGATGATCCCTAACATGTACAAGATCGCCGGCGAGCTGCTGCCCGGCGTCTTCCACGTGTCCGCCCGCGCCGTGGCCGCCCACGCCCTGTCCATCTTCGGCGACCACCAGGACGTCATGGCCTGCCGCCAGACCGGCTTCGCCATGCTGGCCGGCTGCTCCGTCCAGGAAGCCCACGACATGGCCCTGGTGGCGCACCTGTCCGCCATCGAGTCCAGCGTCCCCTTCCTGCACTTCTTCGACGGCTTCCGCACCTCCCACGAGATCCAGAAGATCGAGGTGCTCGAGTTCTCCGAGATCGCCAAGATGGTGAACATGGACAAGGTGGCCGAGTTCCGCGCCAAGTCCATGAACTCCGAGCATCCGAACATCCGCGGCACCGCCCAGAACCCGGACATCTACTTCCAGGGCCGCGAAGCCGCCAACAAGTACTACCAGGCCGTGCCGGGCATCGTGAAGGAGGCCATGAAGAAGGTTTCGGCCGCCACCGGCCGCTCCTACGGGCTCATTGAATACTACGGCGCTCCCGACGCCGAGCGCGTCATCGTGGCCATGGGTTCTTCCTGCGAAGCCGTCAAGGAAGTCATCGACGCCTGCAAGGGCGAGAAGATCGGCCTGGTCACGGTGCGCCTCTTCCGCCCCTGGTGCGCGCAGGACTTCCTGGCCGCCCTGCCCAAGTCCGCCAAGGTCATCACCGTGCTCGACCGCACCAAGGAAGCCGGTTCCCAGTACGAGCCCCTGTACCTTGACGTGGCCACCACCCTGCGCGACGCAGGCAACAACGCCACCCTGCTGGGCGGCCGCTACGGCCTGGGCTCCAAGGAGTTCACCCCGGCCATGGTCAAGGCCGTGTTCGACAACATGGGCGCCGCCAAGAAGAACCACTTCACCGTGGGTATCGAGGACGACGTCACCGGCACCTCCCTGGCCGTGCCCGCCTTCGCCGACACCACCCCCGCCGGCACCGTGCAGTGCATGTTCTGGGGCCTGGGCGCCGACGGCACCGTGGGCGCGAACAAGGAAGCCATCAAGATCATCGGCGACAACACCGACATGTACGCCCAGGGCTACTTCTCCTACGACTCCAAGAAGTCCGGCGGCATCACGGTTTCCCACCTGCGCTTCGGCAAGGAGCCCATCCGCTCCACCTACCTGGTCAACGCCGCCGACTACGTGGCCGTGCACAAGGCCAACTACGTCACCCTGTACGACGTGCTGGCCGGAAGCAAGGAAGGCGGCACCTTCGTGCTGAACTCCAACTGGTCCCTGGCCGACATGGAGACCGAGCTGCCCGGAAAGGTGAAGGCCGCCATCGCCAAGAAGAAGCTCAAGTTCTACAACATCGACGCCGTGAAGATCGCCCAGGGCGTGGGCCTCGGCGGCCGCATCAACATGATCATGCAGACCGCCTTCTTCAAGCTGGCGGGCGTGCTGCCCTTCGAAAAGGCCGTGGAACTGCTGAAGAAGTCCATCCACAAGGCCTATGGCAAGAAAGGCGAGAAGATCGTCCAGATGAACATCGACGCGGTCGACCAGGCCGTGGCCGCCCTCGTGGAAGTGAAGTACCCCGCCTCCTGGGCCGATGCCAAGGACGTGGCCAAGTCCGCCGAGAAGCTGCCCGACTACGTGGCCAAGATCGCCAAGCCGGTCCTGGCCCAGCAGGGCGACGCCCTGCCGGTGTCGCTGTTCGACCCCTCCGGCACCATGCCCGTGTCCACCTCGCAGTACGAGAAGCGCGCCGTGGCCATCAACGTGCCCGAGTGGATCAAGGAAAACTGCATCCAGTGCAACCAGTGCGCCTTCGTCTGCCCCCACTCCGCCATCGTGTCCACCGTGCTGACCGATGCCGAGAAGGCCAAGGCTCCCGCCACCTATGAGACCCTTCCCGCCCAGGGCAAGGAACTCAAGGGCATGGCCTTCCGCATCCAGATTAACACCGAGGACTGCCTGGGCTGCGGCAACTGCGCCGACATCTGCCCCTCCAAGAAGAAGGCCCTGGAGATGAAGCCCATCGAGACCCAGCTGGCCACCCAGGTCCCGAACTTCAAGTTCTGCCAGACCGTGTCCTGGAAGGACGGCCTCATGAAACGCGATTCCGTGAAGGGCTCCCAGTTCTACCAGCCCCTCATGGAATTCTCCGGCGCCTGCTCGGGCTGCGGCGAAACCCCGTACGTGCGCGTGCTCACCCAGATGTTCGGCGAGCGCATGGTCATCGCCAACGCCACCGGCTGCTCCTCCATCTGGGGCGCCTCGGCTCCCACCACCCCGTACTGCCAGAACAAGGACGGACACGGCCCGGCCTGGGGCAACTCCCTGTTCGAGGACGCCGCCGAGTTCGGCTACGGCATCGGCATGGGCGTCACCCAGCGCCGTGAGCTCCTGAAGGACAAGGTCAAGGCGGCCGCCGCCGAGGCCGACGGCGACCTCAAGGCCGCCCTGGAAGCCTGGTCCTGCGACCCCGACGACGCGGACAAGTCCGCCCTGTTCGGCGGCCAGATCAAGAAGCTGCTGGCAGCCAAGTCCTCCAAGTCCGACGCCCTCAAGGCCGTTGAGACCGACGCCGACCTGTTGGTCAAGAAGTCGATCTGGTGCTTCGGCGGTGACGGATGGGCCTACGACATCGGCTTCGGCGGCCTGGACCACGTGATCGCCTCCGGCGAGAACGTGAACATCCTGGTCATGGACACCGAGGTGTACTCCAACACCGGCGGCCAGTCCTCCAAGTCCACCCCCACCGGCGCCATCGCCAAGTTCGCGGCGGCCGGCAAGCGTACCCGCAAGAAGGACCTGGCGCGCATCGCCATGACCTACGGCAACGTGTACGTGGCCACCGTGTCCATGGGCTACAACAAGCAGCAGATGATCAAGGCGTTCGCCGAGGCCGAGGCCTACCCCGGCCCCTCCATCATCCTGGCCTACGCTCCCTGCATCAACCAGGGCCTGAAGCGCGGCATGGGCAAGACCCAGGAGCAGGAAAAGCTGGCCACCGCCTCCGGCTACTGGCCGCTGTTCCGCTACAACCCCACCCTGATCGCCGAGGGCAAGAACCCCATGGTGATCGACTCCAAGGCCCCTGACGGAACCGTTCTCGACTTCGTCATGAGCGAGAACCGCTTCGCCGCCCTGGACAAGATGATGCCCGAGCAGGCCAAGAAGCTGCGCATCGAGCTGGAGTCCGACGTCACAGACCGCTGGAAGCAGCTGTGCGTCCTGGCCGGCGTCGATCCCAACGGCAACGGCGAGAAGGCCAAGGCCAGCGCCCCGGCCAATACCGAGTCCTGCACCCTGAGCGACACAGCCGAGCACACCAGCACCGCTGGCGAGCCCTGCGACGACGGCCGCGCCGGCAAATAG